One genomic segment of Ignavibacteriota bacterium includes these proteins:
- a CDS encoding GNAT family N-acetyltransferase — translation MLNYNIVLENSNVLLRPIKSVDFYSFKEITNEQKLWYYFASDLSNLEELKNWVETAVNDLQNKTRIPFTIIYKPENRIIGSTSFGNFSQRDLRIEIGWTWISKEFQGKRINDQVKFLMLKYCFEDLNLSRVEFKTDVLNVHARIALKRIGAVEEGILRSHMLMTNNRRRDSIYFSVLKDEWQKLKELSLKFGEIK, via the coding sequence ATGCTTAATTATAATATAGTTTTAGAAAATTCTAATGTTTTACTTCGACCAATAAAATCGGTTGATTTTTACAGTTTTAAAGAAATTACGAATGAACAAAAACTTTGGTATTACTTTGCAAGCGATTTATCAAATTTAGAAGAATTAAAAAATTGGGTCGAAACTGCCGTAAATGATTTACAAAACAAAACTCGCATACCATTTACAATAATTTACAAACCAGAAAATAGAATAATTGGCTCAACAAGTTTTGGAAACTTTTCTCAAAGAGATTTAAGAATTGAAATTGGCTGGACGTGGATTTCAAAAGAGTTTCAAGGAAAAAGAATAAATGATCAAGTAAAATTTCTTATGCTGAAATATTGTTTTGAAGATTTAAATCTTAGTCGGGTTGAATTTAAAACTGATGTTTTAAATGTTCATGCAAGAATTGCATTAAAAAGAATTGGCGCAGTTGAAGAAGGAATTTTAAGAAGTCATATGTTAATGACAAATAATAGAAGACGCGATTCAATTTACTTTAGCGTTCTTAAAGATGAGTGGCAAAAATTAAAAGAATTATCATTAAAATTTGGAGAAATAAAATGA
- a CDS encoding DUF1080 domain-containing protein: MISISKNILTNSFKIFILILFVTVNSCSSSKNDSDNWISLFNGKDLSGWKIKFSGHVLNDNYKNTFQVKDGILKVSYDEYQNFDNKFGHIFYNKKFSNYIIRVEYRFVGNQVAGGPEWAIRNNGIMLHCQSPESMSKNQNFPVSIEAQMLGGNGVDERSTGNVCTPGTNIVMKKNLITNHCTGSNSATYHGDQWITMEVEVHGNGNIKHFVNGKLVLEYENPQLDPNDPDAQKIIPQDKNLLLKEGYIALQAESHPTEFRKIEILELE; the protein is encoded by the coding sequence ATGATTTCAATATCAAAAAATATTTTAACAAATAGTTTTAAAATTTTTATTCTTATTTTATTTGTAACAGTAAACTCATGCTCTTCAAGTAAGAATGATTCTGATAATTGGATAAGTCTTTTTAACGGAAAAGATTTATCCGGATGGAAAATTAAATTTTCCGGACATGTGTTAAACGATAATTATAAAAATACCTTTCAAGTTAAAGACGGAATTTTAAAAGTATCTTATGATGAATACCAAAATTTTGATAATAAATTTGGTCATATTTTTTATAACAAAAAATTCTCGAATTATATTATTCGCGTTGAATATAGATTCGTCGGTAATCAAGTTGCAGGTGGACCGGAATGGGCAATTAGAAATAACGGAATAATGCTTCATTGCCAATCTCCGGAAAGCATGAGTAAAAATCAAAATTTTCCGGTTTCTATTGAAGCACAAATGCTTGGTGGAAACGGAGTTGACGAAAGATCAACTGGAAATGTTTGTACTCCAGGAACTAATATTGTAATGAAGAAAAATTTAATCACAAATCATTGCACCGGTTCAAATTCCGCAACTTATCATGGTGATCAATGGATAACGATGGAAGTTGAAGTTCATGGAAACGGAAATATTAAACATTTTGTAAATGGTAAATTGGTCCTGGAATATGAAAATCCTCAATTAGATCCGAATGATCCAGATGCGCAAAAAATTATTCCACAAGATAAAAATCTATTATTGAAAGAAGGATATATTGCACTTCAAGCAGAAAGTCATCCAACGGAATTCAGAAAAATTGAAATTCTGGAATTAGAATAA
- a CDS encoding sodium-dependent transporter, whose translation MSHTKERWGSRVGLVLAMAGNAVGLGNFLRFPAQASQNGGGAFIIPYLISFVVMGLPLLYIEWSIGRHGGKYGHHSTPGMFDVMGKSKFLKYIGVFGLFSNLTIAAYYTYIESWTLAYVFHSITGTFFDIKPTVFFPQYLGVHESSIFALPYEAFFFFVVTLLLNVWILSRGLAKGIEVAAKIGMPLLILFGVILVIKGLTLDTSDPGVVQSPLVGLNFVWEPNFSGLFNPTTWLAAAGQIFFTLSVGMGSIHCYSAYVKEKQDIALNASSAGWMNEFVEVVLGGSLLIPIATAYLGLQVVQASTAGGSGFALGFLTLPTLFNNWGWFAPIAGAMWFGLLFFAGITSSLAMGQPILAFFNDEFKIPREKGAILTGLAIFTLGFICVWLYPGGSFDEFDFWTGTFSLVVFALLESIVFAYVFGIDKGWAEITRGADIEIPNVFKFLIKFVTPVFISIIFIGAAIKPNVDWSIAISNLFSGNGWQFAPDSVIGVIFHVGAENTKWFIDGLPTRIFVQDFTRVLLMLTFAAIAFMVHKSWKNKKLLKNGVNKK comes from the coding sequence ATGTCACATACTAAAGAAAGATGGGGATCGCGAGTCGGTTTAGTTCTTGCAATGGCCGGTAATGCAGTTGGATTGGGAAATTTTTTAAGATTTCCAGCACAAGCTTCACAAAACGGCGGCGGCGCATTCATTATTCCGTATTTAATTTCATTTGTTGTTATGGGATTGCCATTACTCTATATTGAATGGTCAATAGGAAGACACGGTGGAAAGTACGGACATCATTCAACTCCCGGAATGTTCGACGTTATGGGAAAATCTAAATTCTTAAAATATATCGGCGTGTTCGGTTTATTTTCAAATTTAACAATAGCTGCTTACTACACTTATATTGAATCTTGGACTTTAGCTTACGTATTTCATTCAATTACCGGAACTTTTTTTGATATAAAACCCACAGTTTTTTTTCCTCAATATTTAGGTGTTCACGAATCAAGTATTTTTGCATTACCATATGAGGCTTTCTTCTTTTTTGTTGTTACCCTTCTTTTAAATGTTTGGATTCTTTCTCGCGGTTTGGCAAAAGGAATTGAAGTAGCCGCAAAAATTGGAATGCCATTATTAATTTTATTTGGAGTTATTTTAGTTATTAAAGGATTAACATTAGATACAAGCGACCCCGGAGTTGTTCAAAGTCCGTTGGTTGGATTAAATTTTGTTTGGGAACCAAATTTCAGCGGATTGTTTAATCCCACAACTTGGCTTGCTGCAGCGGGACAGATATTCTTTACACTTTCTGTTGGAATGGGTTCTATTCATTGCTATTCGGCTTACGTTAAAGAAAAGCAAGATATTGCACTTAATGCTTCATCTGCCGGATGGATGAATGAATTTGTAGAAGTAGTTTTGGGCGGATCATTATTAATTCCAATTGCAACAGCATATCTTGGACTTCAAGTTGTGCAAGCATCTACAGCCGGAGGTAGCGGTTTCGCATTAGGATTTTTAACTTTGCCAACTTTATTTAATAATTGGGGATGGTTTGCGCCAATAGCCGGAGCTATGTGGTTTGGATTATTATTTTTTGCCGGAATAACTTCTTCTCTTGCAATGGGTCAGCCAATTTTGGCTTTCTTCAATGATGAATTTAAAATTCCACGTGAGAAAGGAGCAATCTTAACCGGTTTGGCAATTTTCACATTAGGATTTATTTGTGTTTGGCTATATCCCGGTGGCTCTTTTGATGAATTCGATTTTTGGACCGGTACATTTTCGCTTGTTGTTTTCGCACTTTTAGAATCAATAGTTTTTGCTTACGTTTTTGGAATTGACAAAGGTTGGGCAGAAATTACACGCGGCGCAGATATCGAAATTCCTAATGTTTTTAAATTTCTAATTAAATTCGTAACTCCCGTTTTTATTTCAATTATTTTTATTGGTGCTGCAATAAAACCAAATGTGGATTGGTCAATTGCAATTTCAAATTTATTTTCCGGAAACGGCTGGCAATTTGCTCCGGATAGTGTGATTGGTGTAATTTTTCATGTTGGTGCAGAAAATACAAAATGGTTTATTGATGGTTTACCGACAAGAATTTTTGTACAAGATTTTACAAGAGTTTTGTTGATGTTAACATTTGCGGCAATTGCATTTATGGTTCACAAATCTTGGAAGAATAAAAAATTACTTAAAAATGGAGTGAATAAAAAATGA
- a CDS encoding GNAT family N-acetyltransferase, translating to MINIIRTTADNSDFNKLIEQLNTELQERYFDQETKFAPHNLLDKNVKTVMIYEDNIPIACGAFREIAENRSVEIKRMFVDKFYRSKGYGRKVLNELENWAKELNYEFAILETGNNQPEAIKLYQNMGYEQIPNFPPYENIPESICMKKKLI from the coding sequence ATGATAAATATAATTCGTACGACAGCAGATAATTCTGATTTTAATAAATTAATTGAACAACTTAATACAGAACTTCAAGAAAGATATTTTGACCAAGAAACAAAATTTGCTCCACATAATTTATTAGATAAAAATGTGAAAACTGTAATGATTTATGAAGACAATATTCCTATTGCATGCGGTGCATTTCGTGAGATTGCGGAAAATAGAAGTGTAGAAATTAAAAGAATGTTTGTTGACAAATTCTATAGATCAAAAGGTTACGGAAGAAAAGTTTTAAACGAATTGGAAAATTGGGCTAAAGAATTAAATTATGAATTTGCAATTTTGGAAACCGGAAATAATCAACCGGAAGCAATTAAACTCTATCAAAATATGGGATACGAGCAAATTCCAAATTTCCCTCCTTATGAAAATATTCCAGAAAGCATCTGTATGAAAAAAAAATTGATTTAA
- a CDS encoding DUF389 domain-containing protein, which produces MNKFKLLRKFLTHINLEKEIDDFEIIHKTIEKDIVFKGTNLWILVFAIVIASVGLNVNSTAVIIGAMLISPLMGPINGMGYSIATYNFPLLRQAIKNFTFAVIVSLLASTLYFAISPIYSAHSELLARTSPTIYDVLIALFGGLAGIVAISSKQKGNVIPGVAIATALMPPLCTAGFGLASGQFNYFFGAFYLFTINTVFIALSSVIISQILKFPIRTIVEEIHKKKVNRWISIIITLIIIPSIYFGYKLVQNERFTDNANRYIQNIGVFEGSYLLKNEIIPERKSIKLIYGGNLLNENTKKIIAEKAKDFKLNDAEINFQQGFSINQFDKNVSEVEQLKTEINRLNNTITQNQKFLDTLNNKSKLGKVLLSEINSIFPEIISCSYFETPIHRIEKTDSVNSHFVILKVKNKSKLSNDSKRRITNWLNSRLKTDKIELIIE; this is translated from the coding sequence ATGAATAAATTCAAATTACTTAGAAAATTTTTAACTCATATTAATCTTGAAAAAGAGATTGATGATTTTGAAATAATTCACAAAACAATTGAGAAAGATATTGTCTTTAAGGGAACAAATTTATGGATTTTGGTTTTCGCAATAGTTATTGCTTCCGTGGGTTTAAATGTAAATTCAACGGCTGTAATAATTGGAGCAATGTTAATTTCTCCTTTAATGGGACCAATAAACGGAATGGGTTACAGCATTGCAACTTATAATTTCCCATTACTTCGTCAAGCAATTAAAAATTTTACATTTGCAGTAATTGTAAGTTTACTTGCATCAACATTGTATTTTGCAATAAGTCCAATATATAGTGCTCATTCAGAATTACTTGCGCGAACAAGTCCAACAATTTATGATGTACTAATTGCATTATTTGGCGGTTTGGCTGGAATTGTTGCCATCAGCAGCAAACAAAAAGGAAATGTAATTCCCGGTGTTGCAATTGCTACAGCTTTAATGCCTCCGTTATGTACTGCTGGTTTCGGACTTGCGTCGGGTCAATTTAATTATTTTTTCGGAGCGTTTTATTTATTTACCATAAATACAGTTTTTATTGCGCTTTCTTCAGTTATAATTTCACAAATTTTAAAATTTCCTATAAGAACAATTGTTGAAGAAATTCATAAAAAGAAAGTTAACAGATGGATTTCTATAATCATTACATTAATTATAATTCCAAGTATTTATTTTGGATATAAATTAGTTCAGAATGAAAGATTTACTGATAATGCAAATAGATATATTCAAAATATTGGAGTTTTTGAAGGAAGTTATTTATTAAAAAATGAAATTATTCCGGAAAGAAAATCAATAAAATTAATTTATGGCGGTAATCTTTTAAATGAAAACACTAAGAAAATAATTGCCGAAAAAGCTAAGGACTTTAAATTAAATGATGCAGAAATTAATTTTCAACAAGGATTTTCAATAAATCAATTTGATAAAAACGTTTCTGAAGTTGAGCAATTAAAAACAGAAATTAATAGATTAAATAATACAATTACTCAGAATCAAAAATTCTTAGATACGCTAAACAATAAATCAAAATTAGGAAAAGTTTTACTTTCAGAAATTAATTCAATTTTTCCGGAAATTATATCATGCTCATATTTTGAAACACCTATACATAGAATAGAGAAAACGGATTCTGTAAATAGTCACTTTGTTATCCTTAAAGTAAAGAATAAATCAAAGCTTTCTAATGATTCGAAAAGAAGAATTACAAATTGGCTTAATTCAAGATTGAAGACTGATAAAATAGAGTTAATTATTGAATAA
- a CDS encoding peptide deformylase, which yields MKHLNDLLFLGNPKLYEISSPIEKSELHLVKFWVENLHNVMEEIRAKYNFGRAIAAPQIGIMKRLIFMNVDKPTVIINPEFTYLSEEMFELWDDCMSFPNLLVKVKRHKECKIRFLDDNWNIVELSLQNDLSELLQHEYDHLDGILATMRAIDNKSFKWRNY from the coding sequence ATGAAACACTTAAATGATTTATTATTTTTAGGAAATCCTAAGTTATATGAAATTTCTTCGCCGATAGAAAAATCAGAATTGCATTTAGTAAAATTTTGGGTTGAAAATTTGCATAATGTTATGGAAGAAATTCGAGCAAAATATAATTTCGGAAGAGCAATTGCCGCTCCACAGATTGGCATAATGAAAAGATTAATATTTATGAATGTTGATAAACCGACTGTAATTATAAATCCCGAATTTACTTACCTAAGTGAAGAAATGTTTGAACTTTGGGATGATTGTATGAGTTTTCCAAATTTATTAGTGAAAGTAAAAAGACATAAAGAATGTAAAATTAGATTTCTTGATGATAATTGGAATATTGTTGAACTTAGTCTACAAAATGATTTATCCGAATTGTTACAACATGAATATGATCATCTTGATGGAATTTTAGCAACAATGCGCGCAATTGATAACAAATCATTTAAGTGGCGTAATTATTAA
- a CDS encoding MFS transporter yields MFENSPTIKNILRAFKSRNYRLFFGGQGISLIGTWMQQIALGWLVYRLTDSPFLLGLVSFSAQVPTFIFASFAGVFADRYNKHSIILSTQILALIQASILAFLTLTNVIQIWHIIFLAIFNGLINAFDMPTRQSFVIDLVEHRDDLPNAIALNSSMFNASRLIGPTVAGFIISSFGEGICFLINAISYFAVIIALMLMKFENIEKQISDKKLLKGIKEGFVYAFNFIPIRTLLLLIAVLSLIGMPYTVLMPIFAKDILQGNASTLGFLFGAIGIGAFIGAIYLASRKTVLGLGKIIVIATTVFSLGLIFFSQSRALYFSIPLMIFIGWGMMTQMASSNTLLQTIVDEDKRGRIMSLYVMSFMGTAPLGSLLAGTLAGKIGASNAVLLMGVISLITAFWFSKKLPEIRKHTKPIYIKLGIIPEVSKGLQSATQLNIPPNK; encoded by the coding sequence ATGTTTGAGAATTCTCCCACAATAAAAAATATATTGCGCGCATTTAAATCAAGAAATTATAGATTATTTTTTGGCGGACAAGGAATTTCTCTAATTGGCACATGGATGCAGCAAATTGCTCTAGGTTGGCTTGTTTACAGATTAACAGATTCTCCATTTTTATTAGGATTGGTAAGTTTCTCGGCACAAGTTCCAACATTTATTTTTGCTTCGTTTGCCGGAGTTTTTGCCGATCGATATAATAAACATTCCATAATTTTATCAACACAAATTTTAGCTTTAATTCAAGCATCAATTTTGGCTTTTCTGACACTTACAAATGTTATTCAAATTTGGCACATAATTTTTCTTGCAATTTTTAACGGATTGATAAACGCATTCGATATGCCAACGCGACAATCTTTTGTAATTGATTTAGTTGAACACAGAGATGATTTACCCAACGCAATTGCACTTAATTCATCAATGTTTAATGCCTCCAGATTGATTGGACCAACTGTTGCTGGATTTATTATCTCATCTTTTGGGGAAGGGATTTGTTTTTTAATAAATGCGATAAGCTATTTTGCGGTTATAATAGCATTAATGTTGATGAAATTTGAAAATATAGAAAAACAAATTTCAGATAAGAAATTATTAAAAGGAATTAAGGAAGGATTTGTTTACGCATTCAATTTTATTCCAATTAGAACTTTGTTATTGCTGATTGCAGTTTTAAGTTTAATTGGAATGCCTTACACAGTTTTAATGCCCATTTTTGCCAAAGATATTTTACAAGGAAACGCTAGTACTTTAGGATTTTTATTTGGAGCAATCGGCATTGGAGCTTTTATTGGTGCAATTTATTTAGCTTCTCGTAAAACTGTTTTGGGTTTGGGAAAAATTATTGTAATTGCTACAACAGTTTTTTCATTAGGATTAATATTTTTTTCGCAATCGAGAGCATTATATTTTTCAATTCCATTAATGATTTTTATCGGCTGGGGAATGATGACGCAGATGGCTTCCTCAAATACATTATTGCAAACAATTGTTGATGAAGATAAACGCGGAAGAATTATGAGTTTATATGTAATGTCATTTATGGGTACTGCACCGCTTGGAAGCTTGCTTGCCGGAACTTTAGCCGGAAAAATTGGCGCATCTAATGCTGTTTTGTTAATGGGAGTTATAAGTTTAATTACGGCATTTTGGTTTTCTAAAAAATTGCCGGAAATTAGAAAACATACAAAACCAATTTATATTAAATTGGGAATTATTCCGGAAGTCTCAAAAGGTTTACAATCGGCAACGCAATTAAATATTCCGCCGAATAAATAA